In Rhopalosiphum padi isolate XX-2018 chromosome 3, ASM2088224v1, whole genome shotgun sequence, the genomic stretch AATCACATCGCGTCAACACCCGTCCCGGGCCATCGCGATGCTTTGTTTTAATTAGACAGTCGGATTCCCCTGGTCCGTGCCAGTTCTGAGTTGACCGTTACATGGCGGTCGATCCGGCTACGCGGCCGACGGCGCGGCGGCCGGACCGCCCGGTGACGGCGAACCGACACCGGAGCGGACGGCCGGCCGCGACGCGGCCAGCGACCGAAGCTCGGTGGTTCCACGGTCGGCGGACGGCGACGAGCCCGCGACCGCCTCGAGGCTCCCGGTCCGGAGACCGGGCGCACGGGCGACGGCCGGGGTGTCGCCAGCACCGCCTACGCTTCTACGACGACCCGAACCCGATCCGCCACGCTCCTCAGAGCCAATCCTTATCCCGAAGTTACGGATCGGTTTTGCCGACTTCCCTTACCTACATTAATCTTCCTTGGCTAAGGCGTAGAGTCGGCACTTTTCATTTTCCATATCCTTTCTCTCTATTTCTTTCTCCATCCTTTTCCTTTTTGCTTCCTTGATTGACTCTAGAGCCGGGTTACCTGTAGTTTTGTCTTTCTTGGTAGAATCTCCGAACGTGAAGAAAGGGTCGTTTGAATCCTTGGAAAGATCCGGAGTACTCCTTCTAATGCTTCTGTTCCTATTCTCCCATTCGGCGATTTGTTGTTCTCGATTTTCCCTTGCTCTCTTATATTCTTCCTTGACCCTGGTTGCTAGTTCATTCCCTACTTCCCCCCAATTAAATGGGTCGTTCCTTTTCCCCTTCTTATTTtccaagatatttttattttcctctTCGATGTCCTCCAATACTTGTCTCCTTGACCTTGAAGTCCCCGGCACGTTAATAGCAGCCGCATGTTGCGCGCTCTCCGTGTTACTGTTAAGGGATGTGAGGGAATCAAAGTGCGTAGACCCAAGCTCCCTCCTCAGAGAAGATGACGAGAAAGATCTACGGGGATTTAGGTCCCTCATGCCGATATTCTCCTGATTGCCTTCCTGGACCTCATTACCCCTTCCTGCCATTATTGGTGGCGGAAAAGAGTAACTTTATGTCCCTTATTTGGAAAATCCCTTAAAgggattttattgaaaaacgcTTGAAAATCACCCAATTGCTTGAGGTGATGATCAGGACTAGCTGTAACGACTATTGGAAAACTCTGttgcaattaaaatttttatgtccCTTATTCAAAAATCCCTTGGGGGGGCATTTTTGTGTATCTTAAACCAAAACGAACGCACTTTGTTCCAGCCCTCTAAGTTGAAAATTGAGGGAGTTACGGCCACTCAAAAACTGAGGGGTGGAaattttggggggggggggggtaatttTTGGTATGTTATGCCCTTTACTGTGTCAAGGATGTTGCTTGAAGTCCGGTGTCCCTCGGACCAATATTGGCCGAGATACGGCCGTTTGAAAATACGACTATGCGGCCTTTGAAAGGCGCACTTAGTACGAAGACAAAAAGCTGAACCGCAAACGTATCTTGTGTATTGCCTAGGAGTTATGACTTTTCGAAAAGTCCTTAAAACCGACTTACACGGTCGCCAAACCGGATTACCCGGCGATCGTCGGGTAGACACCTGGTTTTACCGTGTAAGTATATTTGACGCGATGAAAATTATTCTAAGTCCCGGGCGGCGCTCCGGCGACGCATACACCGGATGGGACCCTGGTACTTAGCGGGTAATAAAAACGCTCTTAAATCAATATAAGTCCGCTTAGGCTTTACCTAGAAACGTAAAATTAGACTTAAAGTACTCACCGATTTTTGGCCGAATAGTGGATATGCGACACGTCTTTTTCGGAAACAGCAAATGAGTTAAGTCCCGAGTTTCCACGAAAACACGGTATTTCACCCAAAAACGCGGTTCCGCAAAAATTTCAATTCGCACAAATTCGCTAAGTCCGGTTAGTAGGTCACCGGAAGAGCAGGTCGGCGAACTCAGACTTGCCTTACACGTGTTTGAGAAATCCCCACCACAATCGGGTTAGGGCCTATCTATTAACACGGGGAAATCTAAGAACTAGGACTTACGCAAAGGTTTTCGACGGAGCTGCACGAGGCACACTTTAAAACGTTCGAAACACTTAACTGCACAAAGGAACGCACTTTTTAGAAAAAACGCACACGAACTGACGAAGTTAACTCACATGCCGTAAAATTCCGCAAGAGCGCGCTGCGCGGAGCTCGAGTAACGTGGAGAACACACGTCCGCACTACGCCGCTGTCGAAACGGCACTCTAAGTAGATAGGGACATGCGTCTCCGGGTTTTTGGCTCTCGCCTACCTCCTCCCGTCCGTGCCTTAGCGCTTGGCGCTACTTACGGGCGGAAGTGGAGCTAGATAACCGGCAGCGGGCTGACGGCCATCTAGGGTCTTCTGAGGAACACCAGCACCGGGCCCTGGGGCCCGTACCTGTCTTGAGGAGCGGGACGACTCAGTTAAGTGCCGCCTGGGTTCCATTCCTCCCACCAGGTGTGGTGGTTTGGTTACTATCTAGCGCTGGTCCCACAGCCACCACGTTCCAGCCGAGGTAGGCTCCTCAACCTTGAGGGGCACCGCATCCGAGTGCGGAGGACCGCATCTGCACGCAGTGGGGCTCCCCTCTCCCGTGGCACTGACTAGTTTTATAGTTGATGTCAGTTGATCAACTCGGGGCGGGTGCCCCTACCACTATTCTAGCTCCCCAGCCGGCTAGTGGTGGGCCTCTGCAGCAGAGATTCGGACCGGCGTTTGAAGCCAATCCAGGGTCTCCGCCAACCCTACCGTCGCCTAAGACGGTCCTACCTAACCATTAGCCTAACCTGTCCGATATCCTCTTGGCCTCGATGGCCTCCCTAGCAAAGCGACGCAAAGCACAATAGTTCGACCTTGTGTCCAGAAACACCTTGGTCGGACACGGCCACGCGTCCTCGCCTATGAGCCTGATGATCCGACTCCTCTCAGCAGAGAGAGCCGGACACCTGTAGAGCACATGGTCCACCGTCTCGTCTTCAGTGCCACACCTACATCCACCAGTCCCCCGAAGGGCGAAGGAAGTCAACTTGGCGTTGAAATCTCCATGCCCCGTGAGAAACTGACACACATAGTGGTCCACCTCGAGAGGGAGTTCCAGTCTCCTCCTGATGTCGGGTATCATCGAGTGAGTCCACCGACCCTTCTCGCTGACATCCCACCTATCCTGCCAGACGTCTAGAAGCCTATCCCACTGGTCCCTCATCTCCTCCTCCGAGATGCGACCAGCTTTTCTGTTAGTCCTAACCACATGCCATCGAATTTCCAGATCAAGAGGCATCTGCCCAGCAACGACCTGCAACGCATCCGTCGAGGTCGTTCTGTATGCCCCTGTGAGCGAGAGGAGGGCTCTCCTCTGCTTGCTGCCGAGGAGTTTAATCGCTTTGGCCGTGAGAACCCCCGCAGACCAGATCTCCGCGGCGTAAGTGATACGAGGCAGAAAGACTGCCCTATATATTACGGCGGAGGTGGACTGCCGAAGGCCCCAGTCCGCAGACGACGCTGCCCTAAGCCTACTGTACAAAGAATCGGACTTTCCGGCCACGCAGCTCACGTGCGCCCAGAAATTTCTCCTACTGTCCAGCTCGACACCCAGATACCTAACTGAACCAACAGCCACGATGTCCTCCGCCCCAAAAGGAACAGTGAACCCTGGACGTAGTCCTCCCTTCAGCGGGATCGCCTGAGACTTACTAGCCGAGAAAGTTAGACCTCTCAGCGTCGCCCAGTCGCACAAGGCGCTGAGCGTTGCTCTGGCTTTCCGCTGGATCTCCACAAGATCGGAGCCCGCGATAAGAACCGCCAGGTCATCCGCGTACGCGACCAGTTTTACCCTACCATCGTTGTTGGTGACCAACGCCCTATCCATAGACAAATTCCAAAGACTTGGCCCTAACTGTGAGCCTTGAGGGCAGCCTCTGGTGAGATCCGCGAATGCCGACGCTCCCTCCACCGAGAGCACCGCCCTTCTGCCCGTCAAATAACTCTGGATGATAGACCTAGTTGCATCGGATGCCCCCAAGTCCATCATGTCCCTAATCAGAATGTTCCATCTCAGGTTGTCGAAAGCACCTGAGATATCCAGAAAAATTCCTACCACCATTCCCTCACTGTTGTCCACCCAATCCAGACACGATTTGATCGCACTGATTGTGGACTTGCCGACCCTAAATCCATGTTGCTCTGCTGAAAGAGCGCCCCCCGTTTCCTCCTCCAGTCTGTCCACCACCAGTCGCTCCAGTACTTTTGACGGTACCGATAGCAAACTGACCGGTCTGTATGACTTCGGAAGACTCGGGTCCCTGTCCTCACCCTTCTTGATGACCACGACCTCAGCTGTTTTCCAACAGTCCGGAAACTCCGACTTCCTGAGGCACTCCCTCATGACGCTGGTTAGTGGCGTACCTATAACGCCCCAGGCCTTCCTGAGTACCCCAGCGGTGATCCCGTCCAGTCCCGGAGCTTTGTTAGGTGCCATCCTCCAGACAGCACTCTTAACCTCCGCCTCCGTTACCTCCGGTCTCACTCTACCTTCACACTCCATTTCAAAGACAGGAGCTGTCTCATCCCTAGGAATAAGACACTCCAACAAACACTCTGCCGTCTCCAAGGCCGTCACCGTGAAGATGCCGTCACCTCGGAGCACAGCGTTAGGAACCCTACTCTTCGAAGAACCATTCCTAGCCCAACGGTAGACCGGGCCCCAGATGTCTGAGTTTATGGAGGTAGCGAACTTCCTCCAAGACTCCATCTTGGCCCTCCTAATCTTTTTCAGGTGTTCGTTCCTGAGCACCCTGAATTGTTCCCTATCCGAGACTTTATAGTCCTTGGTACGCCGGAAGTTATTGAGACGCCTCTTGGACTCTTCGAGCCCAGTGTCCCACCATGGTGGTTTTATCCTACCGGACTTACGGGAGCGAGGCATGGAGGCCTCCATCGCCTGCACTAGGGCATGCGTTAGAGATTCCGCCACACGTCCGCACCCGCCCACCATGGTCTCCGGGTCCCCGAAGACCTTCTGGGCCAGAACCCACCTAAACCTATCCCAATCAGCTTTCCTAGTGTTAAAACGACTTTTCCCTACCGCAGGTCCCTCCGACCCTGATCCGACGCGGATCTTGAATCTGATGGTTCTGTGGTCGCTGTCGGTGACATCTACCACTTCCCACTCAGACACAGCATTCGTCAGGGAGCCCCCTCTAGTCAGAGTCACGTCTATGTTCGATGCCCCCATACCCGGTCTCTCGTACGTGTCGAGGTGACCGGGCTGGTTGTGCACCGTCAAGTGTTTCTCCGCTATGAGGGACTCTACATGGGTCCCCCGGGCCGCGCCCGAGTTGTTCCCCGGCCGACTGAACCATTGCGGCGAATGCGCGTTCACGTCGGCCCCTATCAAAACGTCTTGGTCGATCCTATCCAGCAAGTCTCCTAACCTATCAGTAAAGATGCGTGTCGGGATGCTGTACTTGAAGTACGCTGACACGAAGACGACCGCCCGGCCAGACTTCTTCCTGAGGCTGGCCACGGCGCAGTACCTATCGCAGAGCCCCTGCAGGGCGACCACCTCGATGTCCTGATTTAGGACAACTATGGCCGCCCCTGCACTACCATCCCTACAGCTGAGAACCGTTTTCACGGCGCCATAGTCAAAACCTACCAGTCTTTCTCCCGAGGTCGGAACTTCTTGAAGCAGAAGTACCTCCACCCCGTTAGCCCTGCTATAGTCCAGTATCTGATCAGACACGAGAGTGTTCCCGTTCATGTTCAGCTGGACCACACAGTAGTTCGAAGAGTTCATTTCTTTCCGAAATCTGTCCTACGAGCGACCATGAAGGTCGCCTTCACCAAAGCCGAGCAGTCTTTGTGTCCCGACTGGAACCTCAGACCACAGTTGGCGCACTTGACTGACGCTCTCTGGCAGTCCTTAGCCCTATGACCCTGGACTGCACAGCGCCCACAAGTGTCCACCTTCGCCTGACACTTAGAGGCCTTATGCCCGAAGTGCTGGCACTTGAAGCACCTGACCACGTCAACGTACTCTTTTACCCTGCACCTGGACATGCCAATGTATAGGCTCTTCCCTACGACTAGCCTATAGCTGCTAGGCCTGACGGAGCAGACCCACCAGACCTGCTCGTCTGTCTTGCTACCCTTCATGAAGAGGGGTACGACAGACTCCTTGTCCAAACCTAGCTCCTGGTTCTGATCCACGATCCTCCCCGGTAGACTCTCACGCGTCACATCCCTGTCCACGTCATAAATCAGGACAGTCGGCCACTTGGCCGCTTCCTCTCTCACTCTCTTCCCTGCCACCTCCATGTCCTTGAGGGCTTTGTACGTGCCCTCATCCGCCGGCTTCACCAAGATGTCTCCTCTCGGGAGTGATGTTGCAATACTGATCCTGGGGGCCCCCACCCCCTTAACCAGGTCGGCCCAGAGTTGCCTCTTGGCCTCCCCGGTGCCCGCCTCGCCGACCGACACGATGAAGGCACGGGCCGGAGCCCTTGCCTTCACCTTATCAATGGCTCGACGCGTCTTATCAGGGGCCAACGGCCCCGCAGTCTCGGCTGTCTTGATGgccttcttcttcttcttcttcctcGTCTTCTTGGACACCACCTCTGTGAATTGCCCTTCGGTTTTTTCCTTCTTCTTCGATGGAGGTACGGGTACCTCCACCTGCTTCTTCTTAGGGGGCTTTGTTTTCACCCCCACCTTCGGAGGTGGCGCCTCCTTCTTCTCGGTGACCTTAGCCGTCACCCTATCCGGCGCCCTACACACATGCCTTGTCCTGGCCTCCTCTATCCTTCCCAGCAGAACGGTGTTCTGCCGGCAAGCCTCATCCAGAAGAACCTCGTACCTATCCCTAATTTCCAAAATTGACCGATGAGCGGCCGCCGACAACTTCTTCTTCTCCTTCTCGGCGAGAAGGAGCTTATCTAGATCCCTTCCTACGATCCTAACCTTCTCCGGGAAGGAGGACACCCTGGCCTCAGGTCGACAACCGTCTACCTCCATACCAGCCTCCTCCATGCCCGGTCTTATTTGGATACCGTCAACCGCCTCCGGGTTGCACGGCACCAAAACCCCCTCCACACCCCCAGCACCCGTCAAGGACATGTCCAGGAGGCTCATTCCTTACGGTGCGTTTCCCTGCTGAAAAGCCTTAACCTAAAAATCTGTTCGTGGTGTAGTTTCCAAGTGAAAATTCACTTGTACTAGTACACCAGTCACAGTAATAAAGCCTAACACCTTACCTGTGCGCTGACTGCACCTCTCGAACTGAACAGGAACAGCACCCTAACGGGCTTTAAACAGACCGACTCAAATCGACACCGGTCTGTTCGCGCACTTTTTTAGTGGGACAATTGTCGAATTGTCCCCTACGCGGGTGGGGAAGATCGCACTTTCCCCGCCTTCCGAGTCCGGTAACCGACTCGCACAACTGGTACCACGTCACTAGTACCACTTATCACGGCTACCACCACTAGTACCACGAGACACTAGTAATGATAACGGAACCGTGATAAGCCTCCGCCTACCTCCACGCACACAGCGCTCCTAGCGGCGAAACACTACGAAACGGTGCGTAACGGAACGCACCTGCCGCGACACTAGCGCCACCAACGGGCCACGCCCTACTCGCACTCCCGCGCGAAACGGCGTCCTTTCGCCAACGAAAACTTGGATTTGAACGATCTCAACGTGGATCGATTTATCCTTAAAAGGACTAAACGATCCAGCAAAGCGCGCGATGGTGCGACGTCTAGGAGGGCCGCGATTGGCCTTCAAAGAGCGTCACGCCAAAACGCTCGGGAAAACCGCCACACACTCGCGACCGATATGAAAAGATGCGTCGTTGAATGACTAATTCAACGGTGAAAAGTCCGACGCAAAATTCCCACTAGGACCGGAGTTACGCGAAAAAGAGTTTTCGTCTACCGGGCGTAAAAACGTGTTTACGCTTGCGATAGACTTAACTCGCCGTCACGCCTCACAACCCTGACCGATTTTCGCGCGCGATACACCAGCAGAAGCGTCTACTCGAGACGAATCTTTTGGTATATAGAACGCAAAAAACTAACGCGAAAAACTTTGTGAAACAAAAATTCACACGGGAGCGATATGTGCACTCGACCGACGACCACACTGAACTTAGTAGATAGGGACATGAAGTTCCAAGTTTGGACGGAGTCCTACACTCCGCGGGAAAGGTATATGAGCTTAAACTCGTCCCCTTTCGAGCAGAGGCACCATATACTTTCCGAGAAAAGTATCTGGCATCGTCAGATGAGGACAGTTGTAAGGCTGTCCACCAGTTTCAGACGTGGAGTTTTTACGCCCCCCGCCTGGAACATGGGGTTTCAAATGACTTCCAGTTCGGCTTCAAGATGTATCAGATCTATCAACTGACCACTGGTAGGGCCGCGGAACTATCCAACCCGCTACTTAATATGGTTTAAGCAACCGCCAGGTGATATACTCCCACCGGCAGAGTGGCTGTGTTCCCGGGAGATTTACTCACCGTTAACCTTCGCCTGATCAGCATGCGATCATTTACCACTTTCGTCATTTTTACATGACTGCCACTACGAATCCGATCCCAGACGTCTACACCAGGTTTCCCCGATGCTTGGTTCCAGACGTCGTTCCCGTAGTACTTATCCCTATTTAAATTAGGCGTCTTAAGTGTGACGTTTCGGCCAGAGGTCCATCATTGCCTGAAGCTAGGACGTTTGCCTCCCTACTATTTACCTCTTTCAGATACAGGAGGGCTAGTGGTCGGCCCCTGACGCTGCGCTCGCAGGTCGCACGGTGGTCATGACCCctcattttagtttaaaatagagTGAGTACTCTATTCTCCACGCTCCGACTAGCGTCTACAGGTCCGTAGACCGTGC encodes the following:
- the LOC132926261 gene encoding uncharacterized protein LOC132926261; the encoded protein is MSLLDMSLTGAGGVEGVLVPCNPEAVDGIQIRPGMEEAGMEVDGCRPEARVSSFPEKVRIVGRDLDKLLLAEKEKKKLSAAAHRSILEIRDRYEVLLDEACRQNTVLLGRIEEARTRHVCRAPDRVTAKVTEKKEAPPPKVGVKTKPPKKKQVEVPVPPSKKKEKTEGQFTEVVSKKTRKKKKKKAIKTAETAGPLAPDKTRRAIDKVKARAPARAFIVSVGEAGTGEAKRQLWADLVKGVGAPRISIATSLPRGDILVKPADEGTYKALKDMEVAGKRVREEAAKWPTVLIYDVDRDVTRESLPGRIVDQNQELGLDKESVVPLFMKGSKTDEQVWWVCSVRPSSYRLVVGKSLYIGMSRCRVKEYVDVVRCFKCQHFGHKASKCQAKVDTCGRCAVQGHRAKDCQRASVKCANCGLRFQSGHKDCSALVKATFMVARRTDFGKK